Proteins co-encoded in one Candidatus Krumholzibacteriota bacterium genomic window:
- a CDS encoding 4'-phosphopantetheinyl transferase superfamily protein gives MTREEERNPAGDGIRPPGAVEVWFVDPSDAERLAAWEGHLSGDERARAARFRRDADRDVYVAAHGALRVILGRRIGVEPAQVRFFREETGRPVLDCGGPAFSISRTTGAALVAVSDEGPVGVDIELVAPRRLGDAVARRFFAPAELALLDGPPPGDRTTAFFRIWTRKEALVKALGTGLTAGLARIDASGAPRRAAAQGGPFEPLTGWILRTLALPAPYAGAVAAAGEDRAIAPVRAAIP, from the coding sequence ATGACGCGTGAAGAAGAACGCAACCCTGCCGGCGACGGCATCCGCCCGCCCGGTGCGGTCGAGGTGTGGTTCGTCGATCCGTCGGACGCCGAGCGGCTCGCCGCGTGGGAAGGGCATCTCTCCGGCGACGAGCGGGCACGCGCCGCGCGCTTCCGCCGTGATGCCGACCGCGACGTCTACGTCGCCGCCCACGGCGCGCTCCGCGTGATCCTCGGCCGGCGTATCGGCGTCGAGCCGGCGCAGGTCCGGTTCTTTCGCGAGGAAACCGGCCGTCCCGTCCTCGACTGCGGCGGCCCGGCCTTCAGCATCTCCCGCACGACGGGCGCCGCCCTCGTCGCCGTCTCGGACGAGGGCCCCGTCGGCGTCGACATCGAGCTGGTCGCGCCGCGCCGTCTCGGCGATGCGGTGGCGAGGCGCTTCTTCGCGCCGGCCGAGCTGGCCCTGCTCGACGGTCCGCCGCCCGGCGACCGCACAACCGCCTTCTTCCGGATCTGGACGCGCAAGGAGGCCCTCGTCAAGGCGCTGGGCACGGGCCTCACCGCCGGCCTCGCCCGGATCGACGCGAGCGGCGCGCCCCGCCGCGCCGCGGCGCAGGGCGGCCCCTTCGAGCCCCTCACCGGCTGGATTCTCCGCACCCTCGCGCTCCCCGCCCCGTACGCGGGGGCGGTCGCCGCCGCGGGGGAGGATCGCGCCATCGCCCCGGTACGCGCGGCAATCCCCTGA
- a CDS encoding amino acid adenylation domain-containing protein, protein RRYIDWLGEQDPDAAERFWRNLLAGFEAPVSLSVAHDPLALTPVGGYGKREIVLDPAIRPALASWAKENGFTVYNCFQAAWSIILSRYSGRKDVVFAAVRGCRGLPIENSGRIVGMFINTLPVRARIDDRAPLVDFIGGLREQHVATRAYEHSPLAKIQRWSDLPPNMPLFESLMNYASRPWDEYLTSLGGGFTGREWDIRNQTNIPLSLDISETPVPRIVIDYDRSRFDGPAIEAMLGHFKTLVEGMAADRNRTVGALPMLTERERRTILVDWNETEAAFPRGETIHGRFERQAAATPETNAVVLEDRSLTYGELDRRANRVASRLQAFGVGPDTPVAVCMDRTPDLVVALLGVLKAGGAYVPMDPTYPAERLAFMLEDTAAPVLLTEEAIAGALPAHETHTILLDTDRDDLAGEPDTNPENTVGADNLAYIIYTSGSTGTPKGVCCRHESVLNLFADFDRRRAIEPGEPCALWTSVSFDVSVYEIFTALLAGGTLHIAADAIRFDSGVFIPWLAGRRIASAYVPPLMLADLDEWIAAHPGESSLGRLLVGVEPIPEKLLASIAAGVPGLAIINGYGPTETTVCSTLYGVTAGEAPDRNTPIGRPVQNSRIFLLDGDGRPVPVGVPGEIHIGGAGMARGYLNRPDLTAERFVPDRISGIEGARLYRTGDTARYDGDGTIEFVGRVDYQLKVRGFRVEPGEIEFALRQHPAVREALVVGRKDRTGTMRLVAYLVPEKAAPATAELRAFVGERLPDYMVPTSWVTLEAFPLTPNGKLDRGALPEPEITRADLASEYTPPRTEVEMQLARIWEKVMGIDPIGVTDDFFDLGGHSLLAVRLFTEITRTFGDQIALADIFQSPTIERIAAMLSGSGTGHAGESIVPIRAEGAKPPVFFVHAYGGGVFFYRELADHLDADRPFYGVQAIGLDGKRPPLATVEEMAARYIEEIKTIQPSGPYILGGRCLGAYVALEMAHQLRTRGEEIGMLAILDSYWMPQKPPPGGKRVAGHLRNLAGLNLPDQIGYLRKYSGNRLRKIRLGLARLVSRLCFRLGRPVPAFMMNYYINTYFPHINLQAEMRYSPPVYGGPITFYQATAEIERDPRTFWGKLTSEGIDVVMVPASHKDILVEPHVEVLAGKLRRSLGAIREEA, encoded by the coding sequence ACCGGCGGTACATCGACTGGCTCGGGGAACAGGACCCGGACGCCGCGGAGCGCTTCTGGCGGAATCTCCTCGCCGGCTTCGAGGCGCCCGTCTCCCTCTCGGTCGCGCACGATCCGCTCGCCCTCACGCCGGTCGGAGGCTACGGCAAGCGCGAGATCGTGCTCGACCCGGCGATCCGCCCGGCGCTCGCCTCGTGGGCGAAGGAGAACGGATTCACCGTCTACAACTGCTTCCAGGCGGCATGGTCGATCATCCTCTCCCGGTACAGCGGGCGGAAGGATGTCGTCTTCGCCGCCGTGCGCGGCTGCCGGGGGCTCCCGATCGAGAACAGCGGGAGGATCGTCGGGATGTTCATCAACACGCTCCCCGTGCGCGCGCGGATCGACGACCGGGCGCCCCTCGTCGATTTCATCGGGGGCCTGCGCGAACAGCACGTCGCCACCCGCGCCTACGAGCACAGCCCGCTCGCGAAAATCCAGCGATGGAGCGACCTTCCTCCGAACATGCCCCTGTTCGAGAGTTTGATGAACTACGCGAGCCGCCCCTGGGACGAGTATCTGACGTCCCTCGGGGGAGGATTCACCGGACGCGAATGGGATATCCGCAACCAGACGAACATCCCCCTCTCCCTCGACATCTCCGAGACTCCCGTGCCCCGGATCGTCATCGACTACGACCGGAGCCGTTTCGACGGGCCGGCGATCGAGGCGATGCTCGGCCACTTCAAGACGCTCGTCGAGGGGATGGCGGCCGATCGAAACCGAACCGTCGGCGCGCTTCCGATGCTCACCGAACGCGAACGGCGCACGATCCTCGTCGACTGGAACGAAACCGAGGCGGCGTTCCCGCGCGGCGAGACGATCCACGGGCGCTTCGAGCGGCAGGCCGCGGCGACGCCGGAGACGAACGCCGTCGTCCTGGAGGACCGCTCTCTCACCTACGGCGAACTCGACCGACGCGCGAACCGGGTCGCATCCCGGCTCCAGGCCTTCGGCGTCGGCCCCGACACGCCGGTCGCCGTCTGCATGGACCGCACGCCCGATCTCGTCGTCGCGCTTCTCGGCGTCCTCAAGGCCGGGGGCGCGTACGTGCCGATGGATCCGACGTACCCCGCCGAACGCCTCGCCTTCATGCTCGAGGACACGGCCGCGCCCGTCCTTCTCACCGAGGAAGCGATCGCCGGCGCGCTCCCCGCGCACGAAACCCACACGATCCTCCTGGACACCGACCGAGACGATCTGGCGGGCGAACCCGACACGAACCCGGAAAACACCGTCGGGGCGGACAACCTCGCCTACATCATCTATACCTCCGGTTCGACGGGAACCCCGAAGGGGGTCTGCTGCCGGCACGAGAGCGTCCTCAACCTCTTCGCCGATTTCGACCGCCGCCGCGCCATCGAGCCGGGCGAGCCGTGCGCCCTCTGGACGAGCGTGAGCTTCGACGTCTCGGTCTACGAGATCTTCACCGCGCTCCTCGCCGGCGGCACGCTTCACATCGCCGCCGACGCGATCCGCTTCGACAGCGGCGTCTTCATCCCCTGGCTGGCCGGGCGCCGGATCGCGAGCGCCTACGTGCCGCCCCTCATGCTCGCCGACCTCGACGAGTGGATCGCCGCCCATCCGGGAGAGAGCTCGCTCGGCAGGCTTCTCGTCGGCGTCGAGCCGATTCCCGAGAAACTCCTCGCCTCGATCGCGGCCGGCGTGCCGGGCCTGGCGATCATCAACGGCTACGGGCCGACGGAGACGACCGTCTGTTCCACGCTCTACGGCGTCACGGCCGGGGAGGCCCCCGACCGCAACACCCCGATCGGCCGCCCCGTGCAGAACTCGCGCATCTTTCTCCTGGACGGCGACGGCCGCCCGGTGCCGGTGGGGGTTCCCGGCGAGATCCACATCGGCGGCGCGGGGATGGCGCGCGGCTACCTCAACCGTCCCGACCTCACCGCCGAGCGGTTCGTGCCCGATCGGATCAGCGGGATCGAGGGGGCGCGCCTCTACCGGACGGGCGACACGGCGCGCTACGACGGCGACGGGACGATCGAGTTCGTCGGACGCGTCGACTACCAGCTCAAGGTGCGCGGATTCCGCGTGGAGCCGGGGGAGATCGAATTCGCTCTCCGGCAGCACCCGGCCGTGCGAGAGGCCCTTGTCGTCGGCAGGAAGGACCGCACGGGAACGATGCGGCTCGTCGCCTACCTCGTGCCTGAGAAAGCGGCCCCCGCGACCGCGGAACTGCGCGCGTTCGTCGGGGAACGGCTCCCCGACTACATGGTCCCCACCTCCTGGGTGACCCTCGAGGCCTTCCCGCTCACCCCGAACGGCAAGCTCGACCGCGGCGCGCTCCCCGAGCCGGAGATCACGCGCGCCGACCTCGCCAGCGAGTACACGCCGCCGCGCACCGAGGTGGAGATGCAGCTCGCGCGGATCTGGGAGAAGGTGATGGGGATCGACCCGATCGGGGTCACGGACGACTTCTTCGACCTCGGCGGCCACTCCCTCCTCGCCGTGCGGCTCTTCACCGAGATCACGCGCACCTTCGGCGACCAGATCGCCCTCGCCGACATCTTCCAGTCGCCGACGATCGAGCGGATCGCCGCGATGCTGAGCGGCAGCGGAACCGGGCACGCGGGGGAATCGATCGTGCCGATCCGCGCGGAGGGCGCGAAGCCGCCCGTCTTCTTCGTGCACGCCTACGGAGGAGGGGTCTTCTTCTACCGCGAGCTCGCCGACCACCTCGACGCGGACCGTCCCTTCTACGGGGTGCAGGCGATCGGGCTCGACGGCAAGCGGCCACCGCTGGCGACCGTCGAGGAGATGGCCGCCCGCTACATCGAGGAGATCAAGACGATCCAGCCGTCGGGGCCCTACATCCTCGGCGGGCGGTGCCTCGGCGCCTACGTCGCCCTCGAGATGGCCCATCAGCTCCGGACGCGGGGCGAGGAGATCGGGATGCTCGCCATCCTCGACTCCTACTGGATGCCGCAGAAGCCGCCCCCGGGGGGCAAGAGGGTCGCCGGACACCTCAGGAACCTCGCCGGTCTGAATCTGCCCGACCAGATCGGCTACCTGCGGAAATACTCGGGCAACCGCCTGCGGAAGATCCGCCTCGGCCTGGCGCGCCTCGTCAGCCGCCTCTGCTTCCGCCTCGGCAGGCCGGTCCCGGCCTTCATGATGAACTACTACATCAACACCTATTTTCCCCACATCAACCTGCAGGCGGAGATGAGGTACTCGCCCCCGGTCTACGGCGGTCCCATCACCTTCTACCAGGCGACAGCCGAGATCGAGCGCGACCCGCGCACCTTCTGGGGCAAGCTCACATCCGAGGGGATCGATGTCGTCATGGTCCCCGCCTCGCACAAGGACATCCTCGTCGAACCGCACGTCGAGGTGCTCGCCGGCAAGCTCCGCCGGTCGCTCGGCGCGATCCGCGAAGAGGCCTGA
- a CDS encoding cupin domain-containing protein: protein MQGRVVNIEEFFEKFTDTFSPQIVGELNGQHVKLVRLEGDKVPWHTHDDEDEMFLVVEGVLVVLERDATYTLNPGEFYIVPRGVEHRTVPRGPVKAILFEPAGIHHTGSVHAEITRDTFDRLDS, encoded by the coding sequence ATGCAGGGCAGGGTCGTCAACATCGAGGAGTTCTTCGAGAAATTCACCGACACGTTCTCACCACAGATCGTGGGAGAACTGAACGGCCAGCACGTCAAGCTCGTCCGCCTCGAGGGGGACAAGGTGCCGTGGCACACGCACGACGACGAGGACGAGATGTTCCTCGTGGTCGAGGGGGTGCTCGTCGTCCTCGAACGGGACGCGACATACACGCTGAACCCCGGCGAGTTCTACATCGTGCCGCGGGGGGTCGAGCACCGCACCGTGCCGCGCGGGCCGGTGAAGGCGATCCTCTTCGAGCCGGCGGGGATCCACCACACCGGTTCGGTGCACGCCGAGATCACGCGCGACACCTTCGACCGGCTGGATTCGTAG
- the rmuC gene encoding DNA recombination protein RmuC: MEAVLPFITIVISIAVLIVLLSLARRLNEGSGSGAERALREEFRGLREEQGEAARALREEVGRAQTTANEGLMGAVEKLGAAQGERLDTVASSLREMTEANERRIEKVRETVEERLRHLQESNEKRIEEMRKTVDEKLHETLEKRLGESFKQVSERLEAVQRGLGEMQELATGVGDLKRVLTNVKTRGTWGEVQLGTILEEILTPEQYERNVKVAGEGNDLVEYAIRLPGPDLDPNRCVWLPIDAKFPMEDYQRLVEASEAGDTDGVQQAGRALGRAVQMSAKTIREKYVDPPHTTDFAIMFMPTEGLYAEVLRQPGRVEELQRLHRVVVAGPTTLAAILTSLRMGFRTLAIEKRSSEVWDVLAAVKTEFGKFGDVLDKVKRQLGTAVKTIDETGVRTRVMARKLRSVEELPADRAQALLGIADGEEMSPDDGEEET; this comes from the coding sequence ATGGAAGCCGTGCTGCCCTTCATCACGATCGTCATCTCGATCGCCGTCCTCATCGTCCTCCTGTCGCTCGCCCGCCGGCTCAACGAGGGGAGTGGAAGCGGCGCGGAGCGCGCCCTGCGCGAGGAATTCCGCGGGCTCCGCGAGGAGCAGGGAGAGGCGGCACGTGCGTTGCGCGAGGAGGTCGGCCGGGCCCAGACGACGGCCAACGAGGGCCTGATGGGAGCCGTCGAGAAGCTCGGCGCGGCGCAGGGGGAGCGGCTCGACACGGTCGCAAGTTCCCTGCGCGAGATGACCGAGGCGAACGAACGGCGGATCGAGAAGGTGCGCGAGACGGTCGAGGAGCGGCTGAGACATCTGCAGGAGAGCAACGAGAAACGCATCGAGGAGATGCGGAAAACCGTCGACGAGAAGCTCCACGAAACGCTCGAGAAGCGTCTCGGGGAGTCCTTCAAGCAGGTGAGCGAGCGGCTCGAGGCCGTCCAGCGGGGCCTCGGCGAGATGCAGGAGCTCGCCACGGGCGTCGGCGATCTCAAGCGCGTGCTGACGAACGTCAAGACGCGCGGCACGTGGGGGGAGGTGCAGCTCGGCACGATCCTCGAGGAGATCCTCACCCCCGAGCAGTACGAACGCAACGTCAAGGTCGCCGGGGAGGGCAACGATCTCGTCGAGTACGCCATCCGCCTGCCCGGACCCGACCTCGACCCGAACCGCTGCGTCTGGCTCCCGATCGACGCCAAGTTCCCCATGGAGGACTACCAGCGCCTCGTCGAGGCCTCCGAGGCGGGCGACACCGACGGTGTGCAGCAGGCGGGCAGGGCGTTGGGGCGGGCGGTGCAGATGTCGGCGAAGACGATCCGCGAGAAGTACGTCGATCCTCCGCACACGACCGATTTCGCCATCATGTTTATGCCTACCGAGGGACTCTACGCCGAGGTGCTCCGGCAGCCGGGCCGCGTGGAAGAGCTCCAGCGGCTCCACCGCGTCGTCGTCGCCGGGCCGACCACGCTGGCGGCCATCCTGACGAGTTTGCGGATGGGCTTCCGGACGCTCGCCATCGAGAAGCGGTCGAGCGAGGTGTGGGACGTGCTCGCAGCCGTGAAGACCGAGTTCGGCAAGTTCGGCGACGTGCTCGACAAGGTGAAACGTCAACTCGGCACCGCGGTCAAGACGATCGACGAGACCGGCGTGCGCACACGCGTGATGGCGCGCAAGCTCCGTTCCGTCGAGGAGCTCCCCGCCGACCGGGCCCAGGCGCTCCTCGGCATTGCCGACGGGGAGGAGATGTCTCCCGACGACGGGGAGGAAGAAACGTAG